The following proteins come from a genomic window of Polyangiaceae bacterium:
- a CDS encoding protein kinase translates to MAHSPRNVAPLGQGSVVNDRYEIRQSLGKGGMGEVFLAYDRSTQQPVALKVVREESRMPGDDEALRQELLLARSVSHPNVCRVHDLAPSPWGPILVMEHIAGQTLHTHIRRRKAQGGYTADEFRKIASETCAGLAAIHAQGLVHGDLKPGNVMVTNDRAIILDFGFAQERARLSARRPGAPPDGGTPNYMAPERLRSGGASPEDDIYALGLTLWEMWTCRVPEPGYRPRAKPMRSQIMFDVPAGLSVDEVKQVFRCLSEDASLRPTARHMRFFNPTALTTSQVQIPRERLSPGAPLGRGVAESFVPGAQALLLSFASNAPDAPGRLFSLDKPVMTVGRRSNQDIELPEATVSGGHAVLRWQSGSWIVEDVGSTNGTYADHSYERKKSVALLHGGEVQLGECRVKLVSFHDGSPHHQRAKSYLEKRDGLTGLLSKEHFVRAIKDDIGFAEWDGVPLSVARYHVRGPNRHVSDRPTILEMLALRRAAQRVIELTEMLLLSIVPVTAGRIAPLKFAVAMTGPSVDEARHVVEQVVSQVQGLMPESLDLAATLVKAEPGQPAESLLEG, encoded by the coding sequence ATGGCTCACTCCCCTCGCAACGTTGCTCCCCTCGGCCAGGGATCGGTCGTCAACGACCGCTATGAAATCCGCCAGAGCCTTGGCAAAGGCGGCATGGGTGAAGTGTTTCTGGCCTACGACCGCAGCACACAACAGCCGGTCGCGTTGAAGGTCGTGCGCGAGGAGTCGCGCATGCCCGGGGACGACGAGGCCCTGCGACAGGAACTGCTGCTGGCCCGTTCCGTCAGCCACCCCAACGTGTGTCGCGTTCACGACTTGGCGCCCAGCCCCTGGGGGCCGATCCTGGTGATGGAGCACATCGCCGGGCAGACGCTCCATACCCACATCCGTCGTCGCAAGGCCCAAGGCGGCTACACCGCTGACGAATTTCGCAAGATCGCGAGCGAGACCTGCGCCGGTCTCGCCGCCATTCACGCCCAGGGACTGGTCCACGGTGACTTGAAGCCGGGCAACGTGATGGTCACCAACGATCGCGCCATCATCTTGGACTTCGGCTTCGCGCAGGAGCGTGCGCGCCTGAGCGCTCGCCGCCCGGGCGCACCGCCAGATGGCGGTACCCCGAACTACATGGCGCCGGAGCGACTGCGTTCCGGCGGCGCGAGCCCCGAGGACGACATCTACGCGCTCGGGCTCACGCTGTGGGAGATGTGGACCTGTCGCGTGCCCGAGCCGGGCTACCGGCCGCGGGCCAAGCCCATGCGCTCGCAGATCATGTTCGACGTGCCTGCCGGGCTCAGTGTGGACGAGGTGAAGCAGGTGTTCCGCTGTCTCAGTGAGGACGCCAGCCTGCGCCCCACGGCGCGCCACATGCGCTTTTTCAACCCCACGGCGCTGACCACCAGCCAGGTGCAAATCCCACGGGAAAGGCTGTCTCCCGGCGCCCCCCTCGGGCGTGGCGTGGCGGAGTCCTTCGTGCCCGGCGCCCAGGCCCTGCTCCTCAGCTTTGCCAGCAATGCCCCGGACGCCCCGGGTCGGCTGTTCTCCCTGGACAAGCCCGTGATGACCGTCGGCCGACGCTCGAATCAGGACATCGAGCTGCCCGAGGCCACCGTGAGCGGCGGCCACGCCGTGCTCCGCTGGCAGTCCGGCTCCTGGATCGTCGAGGACGTGGGCAGCACCAACGGCACCTACGCGGATCACTCTTACGAGCGGAAGAAGTCCGTGGCGCTGCTCCACGGCGGCGAGGTCCAGCTGGGTGAATGCCGGGTCAAGCTCGTCAGCTTCCACGACGGCTCCCCGCACCATCAGCGGGCCAAGAGCTACCTGGAAAAGAGGGACGGGCTCACGGGGCTGCTCAGCAAGGAGCATTTCGTGAGAGCCATCAAGGACGATATCGGCTTTGCGGAGTGGGACGGCGTGCCGCTGTCGGTGGCCCGCTACCACGTGCGCGGCCCCAACCGCCACGTGAGCGACCGCCCCACCATCCTGGAGATGCTGGCGCTCCGAAGAGCCGCGCAGCGGGTCATCGAGCTCACGGAAATGCTGCTCCTCAGCATCGTCCCGGTCACCGCCGGCCGCATCGCGCCTTTGAAGTTTGCAGTGGCCATGACCGGCCCCAGCGTTGACGAAGCCCGCCATGTGGTCGAGCAGGTGGTCTCCCAGGTGCAGGGGCTGATGCCGGAATCCTTGGATTTGGCTGCGACGTTGGTAAAAGCAGAGCCGGGCCAGCCTGCAGAGTCGTTGCTCGAGGGTTGA
- a CDS encoding potassium channel protein produces MMAVLFRFLARRVIKNPAAAIRVVVALVAVLAYGTTGFLYFELSQNPDLSWADGVWYAVVTVTTVGYGDYFPTTFGGRFLVAVPLMLFGIGLLGYVLSIAASLLVEAKTKELHGMSAHKLSGHLVVMNFPSLGKVERLLDELVEDSSFGQRDVVLIDEDLGELPPELVRRNVLFVRGNPTRDETLTRASLDDAAYAVVLGKKPGDPHSDDLNVAITLAIEARSESVYSVVECSDPGTQELLRKAGCDRIVCTSRFESHFLSHELLNPGVQDVLEELTTNLKGQQIYITRYESKKKARFADVSKTCHDRGHMLIGVRRGEQSHLNPEPDLAIEAGDAVITIGAKRLGAL; encoded by the coding sequence ATGATGGCGGTCCTTTTCCGTTTCCTCGCCCGGCGCGTGATCAAGAATCCCGCGGCCGCCATACGCGTGGTGGTCGCCCTGGTGGCGGTGCTCGCCTACGGCACCACTGGGTTCTTGTACTTCGAGCTGTCGCAGAACCCGGATCTCTCCTGGGCCGATGGCGTTTGGTACGCGGTGGTGACGGTCACCACCGTGGGCTACGGCGACTACTTTCCAACCACGTTCGGGGGGCGCTTCTTGGTGGCCGTTCCCCTCATGCTCTTCGGCATCGGGCTGCTCGGCTACGTGCTGAGCATCGCGGCCAGCCTGCTGGTCGAAGCCAAGACCAAGGAGTTGCACGGCATGAGCGCGCACAAGCTTTCCGGACATCTGGTCGTCATGAACTTCCCGAGCCTCGGCAAGGTGGAACGTCTGCTGGACGAGCTGGTGGAGGACTCGAGCTTCGGCCAGCGGGACGTGGTCCTCATCGACGAGGACCTGGGGGAGCTCCCGCCGGAGCTGGTGCGGCGCAACGTGCTGTTCGTGCGCGGCAACCCCACCCGAGACGAGACACTGACTCGAGCCAGCCTCGACGACGCGGCCTACGCCGTCGTGCTGGGCAAGAAGCCGGGCGACCCGCACTCCGACGACTTGAACGTGGCCATCACCCTGGCCATCGAAGCGCGCTCCGAGAGCGTGTACTCCGTCGTGGAGTGCAGTGACCCGGGTACTCAGGAGCTGCTGCGAAAGGCCGGTTGCGATCGGATCGTGTGCACATCGCGTTTCGAGTCCCACTTCCTGAGCCACGAGCTGCTCAATCCCGGAGTCCAGGACGTCCTGGAAGAGCTCACGACGAACCTCAAGGGACAGCAGATCTACATCACCCGCTACGAATCCAAGAAGAAGGCACGCTTCGCCGATGTGTCCAAGACGTGTCACGATCGAGGCCACATGCTGATAGGCGTCCGTCGCGGCGAGCAGTCCCATTTGAATCCGGAGCCGGATCTCGCCATCGAGGCAGGAGACGCCGTCATCACCATAGGCGCCAAGCGCCTGGGTGCTCTGTGA
- a CDS encoding alpha/beta fold hydrolase yields the protein MRLRHLVDRAVLSTVNGVVYLTEGAARPGRNAAQADVVLSRGKLTVSRVRPLSDVEFELGPDVHRVRFERLPVPIVLIPPLMVRPYVYDLRPEHSMVRTLRNAGFDVFVVDFGVPDRDDENVRLDDYVIDYVPAAVDAALEASGRRQVTLAGYCMGGIFALLHAGTHRDDRVRNIVTIGAPINFKKMRAAYVASRIGAFGLGPLMDVIGNVPGKMSSLGFKLMSGPRAVTKWGDLIANLDDESFVRGFDAVNSWVNDLIPYPKEAFKQMVRDVVRGNRLVRGGLTFAGQPFDLNAVTQPLLAFAGKTDNIATPEATHAIVDHVSSTDRELLAVPGGHVGVIAGSAAPEAVWKPMMHWLRPRSAS from the coding sequence ATGCGACTCAGGCATCTCGTCGATCGCGCGGTGCTCTCGACGGTGAACGGCGTCGTGTACCTCACGGAGGGCGCCGCGCGCCCGGGCAGGAACGCGGCCCAGGCGGACGTGGTGCTTTCTCGGGGAAAATTGACGGTTTCCCGCGTGCGGCCCCTGTCCGACGTGGAGTTCGAGCTGGGGCCCGACGTGCACCGCGTGCGCTTCGAGCGCTTGCCGGTGCCCATCGTTCTGATCCCGCCGCTGATGGTGCGCCCCTACGTCTACGATCTCCGTCCCGAGCACTCCATGGTGCGCACCTTGCGCAACGCCGGCTTCGACGTGTTCGTCGTCGACTTCGGCGTGCCGGATCGCGATGACGAGAACGTGCGCCTCGACGACTACGTCATCGACTACGTGCCCGCAGCCGTGGACGCCGCGCTCGAGGCCAGCGGCCGCCGGCAAGTCACTCTTGCCGGCTATTGCATGGGCGGCATCTTCGCCTTGCTGCACGCCGGCACCCACCGTGACGATCGCGTGCGTAACATCGTGACCATCGGCGCGCCCATCAACTTCAAGAAGATGCGCGCCGCCTACGTCGCCTCGCGCATCGGCGCCTTCGGTCTCGGTCCGTTGATGGACGTGATCGGCAACGTGCCGGGCAAGATGAGCTCCCTCGGCTTCAAGTTGATGAGCGGGCCCCGGGCCGTCACCAAGTGGGGCGACCTCATAGCGAACTTGGACGACGAGAGCTTCGTCCGGGGCTTCGACGCCGTGAACAGCTGGGTCAACGATCTCATCCCGTACCCGAAGGAAGCCTTCAAGCAGATGGTCCGCGACGTCGTGCGCGGCAATCGCCTGGTGCGCGGTGGGCTCACCTTTGCGGGGCAGCCGTTCGACTTGAACGCCGTGACGCAGCCGCTCTTGGCCTTCGCGGGCAAGACCGACAACATCGCGACGCCGGAAGCCACCCACGCCATCGTGGACCACGTTTCCTCCACGGATCGCGAGCTCTTGGCCGTCCCCGGCGGCCACGTCGGCGTGATCGCCGGCAGCGCCGCGCCGGAAGCGGTGTGGAAGCCGATGATGCACTGGCTTCGCCCCCGGTCCGCCAGCTGA
- the sppA gene encoding signal peptide peptidase SppA: MLRLFWVLVANATLLLIHPWRWWRSRHAAPKGAWLQLTIDGAVVEIGRKARLFERRSPPLSLVSLRNHLELALGDARVAGLVVVIESLSAGSATAASLRDALGRFRAGGKPLAVHLPYGGGSKELWVASVAERIYVGPDALVEPLGFAAGMPYFKDALDQVGVRPEVMARGRYKTAGEPFAASQMSEAQREQLGAYLDTLFDALVDGLASGRGMDRPRVEAFVDGGPWCAADAVEHGVCDRVVYPDELSDVLGEGVELLSLGDYVRRRRVRFVPLLRAPTLAVVAVQGPIVSKAGPALAPMAVEEELVAALRHVWDDRRAVGALVVINSQGGGAIASDRIRRAVERLAQKKPVVAYMANVAASGGYMIAVGAPHIVAQPTTLTGSIGVIAARFGAEELLDKLGIRVQVVKRGERADIGSPARALTEGERAQLDRHLDETYRAFLEAVAKGRHRGVDAIEPLAGGRVWSGRDAHANGLVDALGGFDTAEAELRARVGARAARAQVRLVTARRLRLPSLLGRLPSAMSPAVELAQLSASTRDRAWAWCEVRELDG; the protein is encoded by the coding sequence GTGCTGCGCCTCTTCTGGGTCCTGGTTGCGAATGCCACGCTGCTGCTGATCCACCCCTGGCGCTGGTGGCGGAGCCGCCACGCCGCGCCAAAGGGAGCGTGGCTGCAGCTGACCATCGACGGCGCCGTGGTGGAGATCGGCCGCAAAGCGCGGCTGTTCGAGCGCCGCTCGCCACCGCTGTCGTTGGTGTCCCTCCGCAACCACTTGGAGCTCGCCTTGGGCGACGCCCGGGTTGCCGGGTTGGTGGTCGTGATCGAGAGCCTCAGCGCGGGCAGCGCGACGGCAGCGTCACTGAGGGACGCCCTCGGCCGGTTTCGTGCGGGCGGCAAACCCCTGGCCGTGCATCTGCCCTATGGCGGCGGCAGCAAGGAGCTGTGGGTCGCGAGCGTCGCCGAGCGCATCTACGTAGGGCCCGACGCCTTGGTCGAGCCACTGGGCTTCGCGGCGGGCATGCCCTACTTCAAGGACGCCCTCGACCAGGTCGGCGTACGGCCGGAGGTGATGGCGCGCGGTCGCTACAAGACGGCCGGCGAGCCCTTCGCGGCAAGTCAGATGAGCGAAGCGCAGCGCGAGCAGCTGGGTGCGTACCTGGACACCCTGTTCGATGCGTTGGTCGACGGCCTCGCCAGCGGGCGAGGCATGGACCGCCCGCGCGTGGAGGCGTTCGTCGACGGCGGTCCCTGGTGTGCGGCGGACGCGGTGGAGCACGGCGTTTGCGACCGGGTCGTGTATCCCGACGAGCTCTCCGACGTGCTGGGAGAGGGGGTCGAGCTACTGTCCCTGGGGGACTACGTTCGCCGTCGCCGTGTGCGCTTCGTGCCGTTGCTCCGCGCGCCCACGCTGGCCGTGGTGGCGGTCCAAGGGCCGATCGTCAGCAAGGCGGGGCCGGCCCTGGCACCGATGGCGGTGGAGGAAGAGCTGGTCGCCGCCCTGCGGCACGTGTGGGACGACCGCCGGGCTGTGGGCGCGCTGGTCGTGATCAACTCCCAGGGCGGAGGTGCCATCGCTTCGGACCGCATTCGGCGGGCGGTGGAGCGCCTGGCGCAGAAGAAGCCAGTGGTCGCCTACATGGCGAACGTCGCGGCCAGCGGAGGCTACATGATTGCCGTGGGGGCTCCCCACATCGTGGCTCAGCCGACCACCCTCACCGGATCCATCGGCGTCATCGCCGCGCGGTTCGGGGCGGAGGAGCTGCTCGACAAGCTCGGGATCCGCGTGCAGGTCGTCAAGCGCGGGGAGCGCGCGGACATCGGCTCGCCGGCGCGGGCCCTCACGGAGGGCGAGCGCGCGCAGCTCGACCGCCATCTGGACGAAACCTATCGCGCGTTCCTCGAGGCCGTGGCGAAGGGACGCCATCGAGGCGTGGACGCCATCGAGCCATTGGCGGGCGGTCGCGTGTGGAGCGGCCGTGACGCTCACGCCAACGGCCTGGTGGACGCCCTCGGCGGATTCGACACGGCCGAGGCGGAGCTCCGAGCTCGCGTCGGAGCTCGCGCCGCGCGGGCACAGGTGCGCTTGGTCACGGCGCGCCGCTTGCGGCTGCCGTCGCTGCTGGGGCGTTTGCCGTCGGCAATGTCGCCCGCGGTGGAGCTCGCGCAGCTCTCCGCGTCCACGCGCGACCGCGCTTGGGCGTGGTGCGAGGTGCGCGAGCTCGATGGCTGA